A single region of the Branchiostoma lanceolatum isolate klBraLanc5 chromosome 1, klBraLanc5.hap2, whole genome shotgun sequence genome encodes:
- the LOC136430441 gene encoding potassium voltage-gated channel subfamily A member 10-like, with product MKTFGFVINEGEFSKNALNIIDFVTILPYFVTVVLILTETSEEQAALSLGALRILRLVRVLRIVQLTRHVKAMRLLWITVYDSRYALLTLLLMMAIGVVTSATGLYVTEHQHPDASFPSVPHSFGKSVITMTTVGFGETDVISLGGKIVAVVCALYGLLIMAILIPTFVDRFGALYTSEIANPYGEKPDHTQKEPKRQTEKSLRRETLV from the exons ATGAAAACTTTTGGTTTTGTGATTAATGAAGGCGAGTTCTCCAAGAACGCCCTCAACATCATCGACTTCGTGACCATCTTGCCTTATTTCGTCACCGTCGTCTTGATTCTGACGGAGACGTCCGAGGAGCAGGCGGCGCTTTCTCTCGGCGCCTTGCGGATCTTACGGCTGGTGCGGGTCCTGCGCATTGTACAGCTTACCAGACATGTGAAGGCCATGAGGCTACTATGG ATCACGGTATACGACAGTCGCTACGCGCTGCTCACCTTGCTACTTATGATGGCGATCGGCGTCGTGACGTCAGCTACCGGTCTCTACGTCACCGAGCATCAGCACCCGGACGCGTCATTTCCCAGCGTGCCCCACTCCTTCGGGAAGTCCGTCATCACCATGACGACGGTCGGGTTCGGCGAaactgacgtcatcagtctcGGCGGGAAAATTGTAGCTGTTGTCTGCGCCCTATATGGGTTATTGATAATGGCAATTTTGATCCCGACATTTGTGGATAGGTTCGGCGCATTGTACACATCAGAGATTGCCAACCCGTACGGAGAAAAACCCGACCACACGCAGAAAGAACCGAAAAGACAAACTGAAAAATCGTTAAGGCGAGAGACTTTGGTCTAG
- the LOC136430440 gene encoding potassium voltage-gated channel subfamily A member 7-like: MNVSGMHFSTRESVLRRYPDTLLGDASRRKEYYCKDSHEYFFDRHRPSFEGILFYYQTGVLKRPEEVPLDVFVLELHFFDMGENVITQLLIKEGCFVPKKEKLPQTGIKRVIWDLFERPGTSAWAKIITAVSSLFILLSVTASCVETLPQFHKAHPNSNNTQVNVSQGSTNVTSGSAGDIISRLGVALQNPFLCIETVCVVWFIIELGLRFYSCPSKGEFFLLFIE, from the exons ATGAACGTGAGCGGGATGCATTTCTCCACGCGAGAGAGTGTTCTCCGCAGATACCCAGACACCCTCCTTGGAGACGCCTCAAGACGTAAAGAATACTACTGCAAGGATTCCCACGAGTACTTCTTCGACCGTCACCGCCCGAGCTTCGAAGGAATCCTGTTCTACTATCAGACAG GTGTGCTGAAGCGGCCTGAAGAAGTTCCGCTGGACGTGTTCGTCTTGGAGCTGCATTTCTTCGACATGGGAGAAAACGTCATCACACAACTGTTGATAAAG GAGGGGTGTTTCGTTCCGAAGAAGGAAAAGTTACCGCAGACCGGAATCAAGCGCGTCATCTGGGATCTCTTCGAGCGGCCGGGCACCTCTGCTTGGGCAAAAATCATCACAGCCGTGTCGTCCCTCTTCATTCTCTTATCTGTTACAGCGTCGTGCGTGGAAACTCTACCCCAATTTCACAAGGCACACCCAAACAGTAACAACACTCAGGTTAACGTCAGCCAGGGATCGACTAATGTAACATCTGGAAGTGCTGGAGACATCATCAGCCGGTTAGGCGTCGCCTTGCAGAACCCGTTCCTCTGCATCGAGACCGTGTGTGTCGTCTGGTTTATCATTGAACTTGGACTTCGCTTCTACTCGTGCCCAAGCAAAGGcgagttttttcttctttttattgaatga
- the LOC136430444 gene encoding potassium voltage-gated channel subfamily A member 3-like, whose translation MAECSFELHALDEGIGSTVSDMPSLTAESSPSRQRCEPTTLIRINISGLKFLTREKVLHRYPETLLGDVTRRKEFYCPDTDDYFFDRHRPSFEAIFNFYQTGKLVRPPIVPVDVFFAEMKFFGIDNQEINAVLDKEGYRQKSESCPKLPDAEPKKTIWLLFEYPETSFWARVVAILSVCAIIISIASSCAETIPEYQENDIFDFPPNTTRSSRLKMAYGSTFYQVETACIVWFCFELFIRFYASPDRIAFIKDMMNIIDMIAIVPYFLTLFFLLGNVQGSRSAAVFMRVLRLIRVSRILKLSRHMTALRILGRTLILSAGSIGLLFLSLFGSMVLFGTFVYFADLETPNTDFDSVPATFWWAVITMTTVGYGDEHPRSPLGKLAGGVCVLSGIMFLLVPVPGIVANFNRLYTLQRNVLADDRDKTQDEAEKDPKYTWRRFVAPLRKKKRRTSSGPEAT comes from the coding sequence ATGGCTGAGTGTTCGTTCGAGCTACATGCGCTCGACGAGGGTATCGGGTCTACAGTTTCGGACATGCCGTCATTGACTGCAGAAAGTAGCCCTTCTCGCCAGAGATGCGAACCGACCACACTGATCAGGATCAATATCAGTGGACTCAAGTTCCTCACCAGAGAGAAGGTCCTACATCGTTACCCGGAAACACTTCTAGGCGACGTGACACGCCGGAAGGAGTTCTACTGCCCGGACACCGACGACTACTTCTTTGATCGTCACCGACCAAGTTTCGAGGCAATCTTCAACTTTTATCAGACTGGGAAACTCGTACGTCCTCCAATTGTGCCTGTAGACGTCTTCTTCGCAGAGATGAAGTTTTTTGGTATCGATAATCAAGAAATCAACGCCGTCCTTGACAAGGAAGGCTATCGGCAAAAGTCGGAAAGCTGCCCGAAACTTCCCGACGCAGAGCCGAAAAAGACGATATGGTTGCTGTTCGAGTATCCGGAGACGTCCTTTTGGGCTCGGGTAGTCGCCATTTTGTCCGTTTGTGCCATAATTATTTCCATAGCTTCCTCGTGTGCGGAAACAATACCGGAATACCAAGAAAACGACATCTTCGATTTTCCTCCGAACACCACAAGGTCATCGCGACTCAAAATGGCGTACGGAAGCACGTTCTACCAAGTCGAGACCGCCTGCATCGTCTGGTTCTGTTTCGAACTTTTCATCCGTTTCTACGCGTCCCCGGATAGAATAGCTTTTATCAAAGACATGATGAACATCATAGACATGATCGCCATCGTGCCGTACTTCCTGACGCTGTTTTTCCTCCTGGGAAACGTGCAAGGCTCGCGCAGTGCGGCTGTGTTCATGCGCGTTCTCCGACTGATCCGAGTCTCCAGAATTCTCAAACTTTCCCGCCATATGACTGCGCTCCGAATCCTCGGACGGACACTCATACTCAGCGCAGGCAGCATAGGCCTCCTGTTTCTATCCCTGTTTGGATCCATGGTGCTTTTCGGCACGTTTGTCTACTTCGCTGACCTTGAGACTCCAAACACGGACTTCGACAGCGTTCCCGCCACGTTCTGGTGGGCGGTCATCACCATGACGACGGTTGGCTATGGCGACGAGCACCCGCGAAGCCCCCTGGGTAAACTCGCGGGGGGCGTGTGCGTTTTGTCCGGGATCATGTTCCTACTGGTCCCGGTGCCGGGTATCGTCGCCAACTTCAACCGACTGTACACCCTACAGCGGAACGTGTTGGCGGACGATCGTGACAAGACACAGGACGAAGCGGAGAAAGACCCGAAGTACACTTGGCGCAGATTCGTCGCTCCtctgaggaagaagaagaggagaacTTCGTCTGGGCCGGAAGCCACTTAA